A stretch of Caballeronia sp. SL2Y3 DNA encodes these proteins:
- the narJ gene encoding nitrate reductase molybdenum cofactor assembly chaperone, with the protein MSLYRILSALLDYPGPALIDSLPQIEAALAEWPQASAHLGPLIDALKTRSLIALQENYVATFDRTPSHSLHLFEHVHGESRDRGQAMVDLLDEYHGLGLEVARNELPDYVPLFLEVLGLIEPAKAQALLDDAIHILDAIGTRLAEGGSPYAGVFAVLRGLASVEPRPLMQPPVRDMDEALDMFGPGHDGVEPLLVPSHPVTVQPIRFHPRSFASAAEQSTSTAKEAR; encoded by the coding sequence ATGTCGCTTTATCGCATTCTTTCCGCATTGCTCGACTACCCCGGACCCGCGCTGATCGACTCATTGCCGCAGATCGAAGCCGCGCTCGCCGAGTGGCCGCAGGCGAGCGCGCACCTTGGGCCGCTGATCGACGCGCTGAAAACGCGCTCGCTGATCGCGCTACAAGAAAACTACGTGGCCACTTTCGATCGCACGCCGTCGCATTCGCTGCATCTCTTCGAGCATGTGCACGGGGAGAGCCGCGACCGCGGTCAGGCAATGGTGGACTTGCTGGATGAATACCACGGCTTGGGCCTCGAAGTCGCGCGAAACGAGCTGCCGGACTATGTGCCGCTTTTTCTGGAAGTGCTCGGCCTGATTGAGCCGGCCAAGGCGCAGGCGCTGCTCGACGATGCGATCCACATTCTCGATGCCATCGGCACGCGGCTCGCAGAAGGCGGTAGTCCGTACGCGGGCGTGTTCGCGGTGCTGCGCGGCCTCGCGTCCGTCGAGCCGCGTCCGCTCATGCAGCCGCCGGTGCGCGACATGGACGAAGCGCTGGACATGTTCGGCCCCGGCCACGACGGCGTCGAGCCGCTGCTCGTGCCGTCGCATCCGGTGACGGTGCAGCCTATCCGTTTTCATCCGCGCAGCTTTGCATCGGCTGCGGAACAAAGCACATCAACCGCAAAGGAGGCGCGGTGA
- the narI gene encoding respiratory nitrate reductase subunit gamma: MNTFLFGIYPYIAACIFLFGSLMRFEREQYTWKADSTQLIERGNLRLGNILFHVGILGLFFGHLVGLLTPVAVWDWLGVAHSVKQAVAMIAGGAMGAMCLAGLAILLHRRLTSARLSALTKTGDRVLLLWILVTLLLGLSTIGESAGHLDGAMMVRLMTWAQRIATFRGDAASYVASAPLVFRLHLFMGMSLFVIFPFTRLVHVWSGFASVTYVARAWQLVRTR, encoded by the coding sequence GTGAATACCTTTCTCTTTGGCATTTATCCGTATATTGCGGCGTGCATCTTCCTCTTCGGCAGCCTCATGCGCTTCGAGCGCGAGCAGTACACATGGAAAGCGGATAGCACGCAGCTGATCGAGCGCGGAAACCTGAGGCTCGGAAACATCCTGTTCCATGTCGGCATTCTCGGCTTGTTCTTCGGCCATCTCGTCGGATTGCTGACGCCGGTCGCGGTCTGGGATTGGCTCGGCGTCGCGCACAGCGTGAAGCAGGCTGTCGCGATGATCGCGGGCGGCGCGATGGGCGCGATGTGCCTCGCCGGGCTCGCGATCCTGCTGCACCGCCGGCTCACGAGCGCGCGGCTCTCGGCGCTCACGAAGACGGGCGATCGCGTGCTGCTGCTCTGGATTCTGGTTACGCTGCTGCTCGGTCTCTCGACAATCGGTGAATCCGCCGGGCATCTGGATGGCGCGATGATGGTTCGTCTCATGACATGGGCGCAGCGCATTGCAACGTTCCGTGGCGACGCGGCAAGCTATGTGGCGAGCGCGCCGCTCGTCTTCCGGTTGCATCTTTTCATGGGCATGAGTCTCTTCGTCATTTTCCCGTTCACGCGCCTCGTGCATGTATGGAGCGGCTTCGCGTCGGTGACTTATGTCGCCCGTGCGTGGCAGCTGGTTCGCACGCGCTGA
- a CDS encoding type IV pili methyl-accepting chemotaxis transducer N-terminal domain-containing protein gives MGRASYPQPRKRLTRRIVRLSTVALVLVLAMIGGTLWLSWQLQGAGAAINDAGSLRMRANAVGIALLTTQPDGDRSALNAQIDHMNATLASLRQGDPARPLFLPDDAGIRQQFDTVEYVWRSALEQQARYASSASAYLAALPPFVAQADALVSLIERDNARKTAWLRTSQVALAAMSCLGTVAIVYLLFVWFVAPVQRLQEGLLRIRKRQFEARLPVMTLDEFGQLAAGFNHMAAELQQLYGELAKRVESNMAELEAQNRELSALYEMTAFLNLPNDVGALCQGFISRLTREFGAYGATVRLMSEEDGHLHLIAYEGLPEELVNAERSMPPNDCLCGDAAAHGAPVVHHMSRATRPRCHRNDFNGLVAFGIVSQGEKLGSFSLHFKHPRVFPPSEMQLLETLGKHLGTAVKNRRLAALERQLAVSEERNLVAQGLHDSIAQSLNFLKMQVHMLDAAASDDRMDEIREIVPLLAGGVAESYEDVRELLINFRSKLGTGKLRLAVESTVDRFRSQSGIPVALDYREAGGPPLAADHQLQILFILQEALSNIRKHAEATEVHVTIVNESEFRLLVEDDGQGYDLQDMGTLDERHVGFHIMRERAERLSATLRLTGAPGRGARVELVLPPHARQAV, from the coding sequence ATGGGCCGCGCGTCGTACCCGCAGCCGCGCAAGCGGCTCACCCGGCGCATCGTCCGCCTGTCGACGGTGGCGCTCGTGCTCGTGCTCGCGATGATCGGCGGTACGTTGTGGCTATCGTGGCAACTGCAGGGCGCGGGCGCGGCGATCAACGATGCTGGCAGCCTGCGGATGCGCGCGAATGCCGTCGGCATTGCCTTGCTCACGACTCAGCCCGACGGCGACCGATCCGCGCTGAACGCGCAGATCGACCACATGAACGCGACGCTAGCGAGTCTCCGGCAGGGCGATCCCGCGCGGCCATTGTTTCTTCCGGACGATGCCGGCATACGCCAGCAATTCGATACGGTCGAATATGTATGGCGCAGCGCGCTGGAACAGCAGGCGCGCTATGCGTCGAGCGCGTCGGCGTATCTGGCGGCGCTGCCGCCGTTCGTCGCGCAGGCGGACGCGCTCGTGAGCCTGATCGAGCGCGACAACGCGCGCAAGACGGCATGGCTGCGCACGTCGCAGGTCGCGCTCGCGGCCATGTCGTGCCTCGGTACGGTGGCCATCGTGTATTTGCTTTTCGTCTGGTTCGTCGCGCCGGTTCAGCGATTGCAGGAAGGGCTGTTGCGAATCCGGAAGCGTCAGTTCGAGGCGCGCTTGCCCGTCATGACGCTCGACGAGTTCGGCCAACTCGCCGCGGGTTTCAACCACATGGCGGCGGAACTTCAGCAGCTTTATGGCGAGCTCGCCAAGCGCGTCGAATCGAACATGGCTGAACTGGAGGCACAGAATCGCGAATTGTCCGCGCTCTATGAAATGACGGCGTTTCTGAATTTGCCGAACGATGTCGGGGCGCTGTGCCAAGGCTTCATCTCGCGGCTGACGCGCGAGTTCGGCGCATACGGCGCGACCGTGCGACTGATGTCCGAGGAAGATGGGCACCTGCATCTGATTGCATACGAAGGACTGCCCGAAGAACTGGTGAACGCGGAGCGTTCCATGCCTCCCAACGACTGTTTGTGCGGGGACGCGGCGGCTCATGGAGCGCCGGTGGTTCATCACATGTCGCGGGCGACGCGTCCGCGATGCCACCGGAACGACTTCAACGGCCTCGTGGCGTTCGGCATCGTGTCGCAAGGCGAGAAGCTCGGCTCCTTCTCGCTGCATTTCAAGCATCCGCGCGTGTTTCCTCCTTCGGAAATGCAGCTTCTCGAAACGCTCGGCAAACATTTAGGCACGGCCGTCAAGAATCGGCGCCTCGCGGCGCTCGAGCGGCAATTGGCGGTGTCGGAAGAGCGCAACCTCGTCGCTCAGGGACTGCATGACAGCATCGCGCAAAGCCTCAACTTCTTGAAGATGCAGGTGCATATGCTCGATGCCGCCGCGAGCGACGACCGGATGGACGAAATCCGGGAGATCGTGCCCTTGCTCGCGGGCGGCGTCGCGGAAAGCTACGAGGACGTGCGCGAGCTGCTCATCAACTTTCGCTCGAAGCTCGGCACGGGCAAGCTCAGGCTCGCGGTCGAGAGCACCGTCGATCGCTTCAGATCGCAATCCGGCATACCGGTGGCACTGGACTATCGCGAGGCGGGCGGGCCACCGCTCGCCGCCGATCATCAGTTGCAGATTCTCTTCATTCTGCAGGAGGCGCTCTCTAACATTCGCAAGCATGCGGAGGCAACTGAGGTCCATGTGACGATCGTCAATGAAAGCGAATTCAGGCTGCTTGTCGAGGACGATGGCCAAGGCTACGATCTTCAAGACATGGGCACTCTGGACGAAAGGCACGTAGGCTTTCACATCATGCGCGAACGCGCCGAGCGGTTGTCGGCGACCTTGCGGTTGACCGGCGCGCCGGGGCGCGGCGCGCGCGTCGAACTGGTTCTTCCGCCTCATGCGCGTCAGGCCGTCTGA
- a CDS encoding response regulator, whose translation MAIRILLIDDHTLFRSGVRALLQRQPDLEVVGEAADGLEGVKRAKQFCPDVILLDINMPGLSGLETLRLLAQDLPRAAVVMLTVSEDVDELTVALREGACGYLLKSIEAETLCVAIRKAAAGEPVVADDMTAKLVASMRRPATLAEAGHGPLTSSLAPASDPLTSRERDIIRELSRGGSNKEIARTLSLAESTVKIHVRNILRKLNFTSRVQVALYAAGHDADRSDAVTAPVFHETP comes from the coding sequence ATGGCCATCCGCATTCTGCTCATCGACGATCACACGCTGTTTCGCTCCGGCGTGCGCGCGCTCTTGCAGCGCCAGCCGGACCTGGAAGTCGTCGGCGAGGCGGCGGATGGGCTCGAAGGCGTCAAGCGGGCAAAGCAGTTCTGCCCGGACGTCATTCTGCTCGACATCAACATGCCCGGACTTTCCGGGCTCGAAACACTGCGGCTGCTCGCTCAGGATTTGCCGCGCGCCGCTGTCGTCATGCTCACGGTGTCGGAGGACGTCGACGAGTTGACCGTGGCGCTGCGCGAAGGCGCATGCGGCTATTTGCTGAAAAGCATCGAAGCTGAGACGCTTTGCGTGGCCATTCGAAAGGCGGCGGCGGGCGAACCCGTTGTCGCGGATGACATGACCGCGAAGCTCGTCGCAAGCATGCGGCGGCCCGCGACGCTGGCGGAAGCCGGGCACGGGCCGCTGACGTCCTCGCTGGCTCCTGCGTCCGATCCGCTCACGTCGCGCGAGCGCGACATCATTCGCGAGCTCTCGCGCGGAGGGAGCAACAAGGAGATCGCGCGCACGCTTTCGCTGGCTGAGAGCACGGTGAAGATTCACGTGCGGAACATCTTGCGCAAGCTCAACTTCACGAGTCGCGTCCAGGTCGCGCTCTACGCCGCGGGGCACGACGCGGATCGCTCGGACGCGGTGACGGCGCCGGTCTTCCACGAAACACCATGA
- a CDS encoding nitronate monooxygenase family protein, with protein MNRNQAGIQPSPSAGKNAFASLVIRGRSVLPIVQGGMGVGISAHRLAGSVAREGAVGTIASIDLRHHHADLLDMCRADPSRETLEQANLTALRREIRGARALSEGRGMIAVNVMKAVSAHGDYVRVACEERADAIVMGAGLPLDLPDLTQGCDIALIPILSDSRGVALVLKKWMKKGRLPDAIVIEHPAHAGGHLGVNDVADMDNERFGFARVLADLETVFASLGLARADVPVIVAGGINSHEAVRMWLAAGANGVQVGTPFAVTEEGDAHPEFKRVLAQAKPEDIVEFVSVTGLPARAVKTPWLMRYLRNEERIRTKIGARKQTCPTALECLSACGLRDGIEKFGHFCIDTRLAAALRGDVGNGLFFRGREKLPFGAAIRSVRELIELLLTGSTQAAVAAG; from the coding sequence ATGAATCGAAATCAAGCTGGAATTCAACCTTCTCCGAGCGCGGGAAAGAACGCGTTCGCGTCGCTGGTCATTCGCGGGCGCAGCGTGCTGCCGATCGTGCAGGGCGGCATGGGCGTCGGCATTTCGGCGCACCGGCTCGCGGGCAGCGTGGCGCGAGAAGGGGCGGTCGGCACCATCGCGAGTATCGATCTGCGCCATCACCACGCCGATCTGCTCGACATGTGCCGCGCCGATCCGTCGCGCGAGACGCTGGAGCAAGCGAATCTGACCGCGCTCCGACGTGAGATTCGCGGCGCGCGTGCATTGTCGGAAGGTCGCGGCATGATTGCCGTGAACGTGATGAAAGCGGTCAGCGCGCACGGCGACTACGTGCGCGTGGCCTGCGAAGAGCGCGCCGATGCGATCGTCATGGGCGCGGGCTTGCCGCTCGATTTGCCCGATCTGACGCAAGGCTGCGATATCGCGCTGATCCCGATTCTCTCCGACAGCCGCGGCGTCGCGCTCGTGCTGAAGAAGTGGATGAAGAAGGGACGCCTGCCGGATGCCATCGTGATCGAACACCCGGCGCATGCCGGCGGACACCTCGGCGTGAACGACGTCGCGGACATGGACAACGAGCGCTTCGGTTTCGCGCGCGTGCTCGCAGACCTGGAAACCGTATTCGCGTCGCTCGGACTGGCGCGTGCGGATGTGCCGGTGATCGTCGCGGGCGGCATCAACAGCCACGAAGCCGTGCGCATGTGGCTCGCGGCGGGCGCGAACGGCGTCCAGGTCGGCACGCCGTTCGCCGTGACGGAGGAAGGCGACGCGCATCCCGAATTCAAGCGCGTGCTCGCGCAGGCGAAGCCGGAGGATATCGTCGAGTTCGTCAGCGTGACCGGCCTGCCCGCGAGAGCCGTGAAGACGCCGTGGCTCATGCGCTACCTGCGCAACGAAGAGCGCATTCGCACGAAGATCGGCGCACGCAAGCAGACGTGCCCCACCGCGCTCGAATGCCTGAGCGCGTGCGGACTGCGCGACGGCATCGAGAAGTTCGGGCACTTTTGCATCGACACGCGGCTCGCGGCGGCGCTGCGCGGCGACGTGGGCAACGGCTTGTTCTTCCGGGGACGCGAGAAGTTGCCGTTCGGCGCGGCGATCCGCAGCGTGCGCGAACTGATCGAACTGTTGCTTACCGGCAGCACGCAGGCGGCGGTCGCGGCCGGTTGA
- a CDS encoding DUF3079 domain-containing protein: MAKRFPLHPKHPERNCWGCDHYCGAEALRCGNGSSRTQHPAELLGEDWYTFGDWGLDIVDEATSIEPAVATTR, from the coding sequence ATGGCAAAGCGATTTCCCCTTCATCCCAAGCACCCGGAACGTAATTGCTGGGGTTGCGACCATTACTGCGGAGCGGAGGCGCTGCGTTGCGGAAACGGATCGAGCCGCACGCAGCATCCGGCAGAGCTGTTGGGCGAAGACTGGTACACATTCGGCGACTGGGGGCTGGACATCGTGGACGAGGCGACGTCCATCGAGCCCGCCGTCGCGACCACGCGCTGA
- a CDS encoding spore coat U domain-containing protein, with protein sequence MNDAAKRTFDWRRLALCALLFAVLPRIAWSQSCTFTTSNISFGAVSTISGVPADATGTIGVNCTGFSTATVRLCLSLGAPGGSTFVQRVLSGPSANKLTANIYSDASHQTIWGSYYSSGSPPLVQLDLPVTAGSASTNVTMYGRIDANQVSAIVGSYTLTFTTNDTLFAYSGYTGTPPSCANFISPNGRTSFTLTASVVADCNIVAAPLAFPAASLLDQPLQATSTVQVTCVSGAPYTVALDGGTTPGGTVAMRKLGLPSGAATVNYQLYADAARTRPWGDGTNGTTTNTGTGVGSSQSFVVYGQVPAQPSQPAGNYSDTITATVSF encoded by the coding sequence ATGAATGACGCCGCGAAACGGACGTTCGACTGGAGGCGACTGGCGCTGTGCGCGTTGCTGTTCGCTGTGTTGCCGCGCATTGCGTGGTCGCAAAGCTGTACGTTCACCACGAGCAACATCAGCTTCGGCGCGGTGAGTACCATCAGCGGCGTTCCGGCCGACGCGACGGGCACGATCGGCGTCAACTGCACCGGCTTTTCGACGGCGACCGTCAGGCTGTGCCTGAGCCTCGGCGCGCCCGGAGGCAGCACGTTCGTGCAGCGCGTTTTGAGCGGACCGTCGGCCAACAAGCTGACAGCGAACATCTATTCCGACGCGTCGCATCAAACGATATGGGGTTCGTACTATTCGTCGGGATCGCCGCCGCTCGTACAGTTGGATTTACCCGTGACCGCGGGAAGCGCATCGACCAATGTGACGATGTATGGCCGCATCGACGCGAATCAGGTGTCGGCCATCGTCGGGAGCTACACGCTGACGTTCACGACCAACGACACGCTCTTCGCCTACTCGGGCTACACGGGCACGCCGCCGAGTTGCGCCAACTTCATCAGCCCGAACGGGAGAACGAGCTTCACGCTGACTGCGAGCGTCGTCGCCGATTGCAACATCGTCGCGGCACCGCTCGCCTTTCCCGCTGCGAGTCTGCTCGACCAGCCGCTTCAGGCGACGAGCACCGTGCAGGTGACGTGCGTTTCCGGCGCCCCGTACACCGTCGCACTGGACGGCGGAACGACACCCGGCGGCACGGTCGCGATGCGCAAGCTAGGGCTTCCATCCGGCGCCGCGACGGTCAACTACCAGTTGTACGCCGACGCGGCCCGCACTCGCCCGTGGGGCGACGGCACAAATGGCACAACGACGAACACCGGCACGGGCGTGGGCTCGTCGCAGTCGTTCGTTGTATACGGCCAAGTGCCGGCTCAACCATCGCAGCCGGCGGGCAACTACTCGGACACGATCACAGCGACAGTCAGCTTCTAA
- a CDS encoding fimbria/pilus outer membrane usher protein, whose translation MALSVIGQSAVAQIDITGGSPAALPSLTGSAPSQAGPSTAPATESLVLEIVVNGTSQGEPSNFELRGGELYAEPQSLVNAGIRVDDVKPGADGWIALASIPGVHATYVARTQQAVLEVATDRQIAQRIGYRVPAVPKATPGTGFVLNYDATYQRSSGEAHGDQFGVWSEQRLFSPFGVFDNTGTYLNGTDINRYTRLDTNWTYTDATKLFSLTVGDAISGSLAWSRSVRFGGIQIRRDFALRPDLITFPLPMFTGAAAVPSAVDLYINGLRQYSGNVAPGPFQIAQAPSLTGAGVAQVVVTDALGRRVTTSVPLYVDTRLLAKGLFDYSVELGFLRNDYTLRSWSYDSSPVFSGTFDYGMSDSLTLQAHAEAAKDLRNGGAGAVLALGNRGTLSAAVAGSNGNGESGALASLGYQYIGPRFSVNLQGTRATSGYRDIASLSGASTFEHLYQATASVALFRTQSASVSYIDSKDTFSGHARVVTLAFNAQLGTRLSLFASVFRDFSQTKVYGGSIGLTMSLGGNASASATVSQSGGHTTADVSASRPADFSGGWGWAVQGGAGADYRHAFAGANYRASFGDFQATAQRFNGTTTGTLQAAGALVAMDGTVLASRSLGDGFALVSTDGVARVPVLQENRVVGVTNRDGYLLVPDLSSYQRNQLAIDPLALPADTMIDKTQMDVAPQRRAGVLARFGLSRYRGASVSFVDADGNAIPPGSIATVTDTGASAVVGYDGVAFFEQLSTMNAVTIHGKNTDCAADVAFDPSTARTMPQLGPIACRAARKP comes from the coding sequence TTGGCATTGTCGGTCATCGGCCAGTCGGCCGTTGCGCAGATCGACATAACAGGCGGCAGTCCAGCCGCGTTGCCGAGTCTCACCGGCAGTGCCCCTTCGCAAGCCGGTCCTTCGACAGCGCCCGCGACGGAATCGCTGGTCCTCGAGATCGTCGTCAATGGGACGAGCCAGGGCGAACCATCCAATTTCGAATTGCGCGGCGGCGAGCTTTACGCCGAGCCGCAATCGCTGGTGAACGCCGGCATCCGCGTCGATGACGTCAAGCCCGGCGCGGATGGCTGGATCGCGCTTGCGTCGATACCGGGCGTGCATGCGACGTACGTGGCACGCACTCAGCAAGCCGTGCTCGAAGTCGCCACGGACCGGCAGATCGCTCAACGAATCGGCTATCGCGTGCCTGCCGTGCCGAAGGCGACGCCGGGCACCGGCTTCGTTCTCAATTACGATGCGACGTATCAGCGCTCGTCGGGCGAAGCGCATGGCGATCAGTTCGGCGTCTGGAGCGAACAGCGGTTGTTCTCGCCGTTCGGCGTGTTCGACAACACGGGCACGTACCTGAACGGCACCGATATCAACCGCTATACGCGCCTCGACACGAACTGGACGTACACCGACGCCACGAAGCTCTTCTCGCTGACGGTGGGCGACGCAATCTCCGGGTCGCTGGCCTGGTCGCGCTCGGTGCGCTTCGGGGGCATTCAGATTCGGCGCGACTTCGCGCTTCGGCCCGACCTCATCACCTTTCCGCTGCCGATGTTCACGGGCGCCGCCGCCGTGCCGTCAGCGGTGGATCTGTACATCAACGGGCTGAGGCAATACAGCGGCAACGTGGCGCCGGGTCCGTTTCAGATCGCGCAGGCGCCGAGCCTCACGGGCGCGGGCGTCGCGCAGGTGGTCGTCACCGACGCGCTCGGCCGGCGCGTGACCACGAGCGTGCCCCTCTACGTGGACACGCGCCTGCTCGCGAAGGGCCTCTTCGACTACTCCGTCGAGCTCGGTTTCTTGCGCAACGACTACACCCTGCGATCCTGGTCGTACGACTCGTCGCCCGTATTTAGCGGCACCTTCGACTATGGAATGAGCGACAGCCTCACGCTTCAGGCGCACGCGGAAGCGGCGAAGGACTTGCGCAACGGCGGCGCCGGCGCGGTCCTGGCCTTGGGCAACCGGGGCACACTGAGCGCCGCGGTGGCGGGCAGCAACGGGAACGGGGAGTCGGGCGCGCTCGCGAGTCTCGGCTATCAATATATCGGCCCGCGCTTCTCGGTGAACCTGCAAGGCACGCGCGCGACGAGCGGCTATCGCGACATCGCGTCGCTGAGCGGCGCATCGACGTTCGAACACCTCTATCAGGCGACCGCGTCCGTGGCGCTCTTTCGCACGCAGTCGGCGAGCGTCAGCTATATCGACTCGAAGGATACGTTCTCGGGCCACGCACGCGTCGTCACGCTTGCTTTCAACGCTCAACTCGGCACGCGCCTGTCGCTCTTCGCGAGCGTCTTTCGCGACTTTTCGCAGACCAAGGTTTATGGTGGATCGATCGGCCTGACGATGAGTCTGGGCGGCAATGCCTCCGCCAGCGCCACCGTTTCGCAATCGGGCGGCCATACGACAGCCGATGTCAGCGCGTCGCGCCCGGCCGACTTCAGCGGCGGATGGGGCTGGGCCGTGCAGGGCGGCGCGGGCGCGGACTATCGCCATGCGTTTGCCGGCGCGAATTATCGCGCGAGCTTCGGCGACTTCCAGGCCACGGCGCAGCGTTTCAACGGCACCACGACGGGCACCTTGCAGGCAGCGGGCGCGCTCGTGGCGATGGACGGGACGGTTCTGGCCTCGCGCTCGCTCGGCGACGGCTTCGCGCTCGTCTCGACCGACGGCGTCGCCCGTGTGCCCGTGTTGCAGGAGAACCGCGTGGTCGGCGTGACCAACCGCGACGGCTACTTGCTCGTGCCGGACCTGTCGTCGTACCAGCGCAATCAGCTCGCCATCGATCCGCTCGCCTTGCCAGCCGATACGATGATCGACAAGACACAGATGGATGTCGCGCCACAGCGGCGCGCTGGCGTGCTGGCGCGCTTCGGCTTGAGCCGTTATCGAGGCGCGTCGGTGAGTTTCGTCGATGCCGATGGCAACGCAATCCCGCCAGGCAGCATCGCGACGGTGACGGACACGGGGGCTTCGGCAGTCGTCGGTTACGACGGCGTCGCGTTCTTCGAACAGTTGTCGACCATGAACGCGGTGACCATCCACGGCAAGAACACCGATTGCGCGGCCGACGTGGCCTTCGATCCATCGACGGCGCGGACGATGCCGCAGCTCGGTCCGATCGCGTGCCGCGCGGCGAGAAAGCCGTGA
- a CDS encoding molecular chaperone translates to MRRMLALAMLVFALFQVTSALGASLQISPVSIALAATESGKVLNLRNDSDVAIHAQVRAFDWDQADEDDRLTPTRDLLASPPIAEIPAGGQQVIRVIRADRAAPQRERSYRLLIDELPPEGGSGRNGVQFRFRYSVPLFVAPAGEATPPELHWSIVEKSGQPFLRVHNTGQTHARLSAVSLTISGASVPVAAGLLGYVLPGRTRSWPLTNAAGLLRGRSGDVSATVNGNGMKAPLTGSGSP, encoded by the coding sequence ATGCGTCGAATGCTTGCTCTCGCCATGCTCGTCTTTGCCCTGTTTCAGGTCACGTCGGCGCTGGGTGCCTCGTTACAGATTTCACCGGTTTCCATTGCGCTGGCCGCTACGGAAAGCGGCAAGGTCCTCAATCTGCGCAACGACAGCGACGTCGCCATTCACGCTCAAGTGCGCGCATTCGACTGGGACCAGGCCGATGAAGACGACCGCCTCACGCCGACGCGCGATCTGCTCGCCAGTCCTCCCATTGCCGAAATCCCGGCGGGCGGCCAGCAAGTCATCCGCGTGATTCGCGCCGACCGCGCCGCTCCGCAACGCGAGCGTTCATACAGGCTCTTGATCGACGAACTGCCGCCGGAAGGCGGCAGTGGACGCAACGGCGTGCAGTTTCGTTTCCGGTATTCGGTGCCGCTCTTCGTTGCGCCAGCGGGCGAGGCGACGCCGCCCGAGTTGCATTGGTCGATTGTCGAGAAGAGCGGGCAGCCCTTCCTTCGCGTACACAACACCGGACAGACGCACGCGCGACTGAGCGCGGTCTCGCTCACGATCTCCGGTGCCAGCGTGCCCGTCGCGGCCGGATTGCTGGGCTACGTGCTGCCCGGCCGCACGCGCTCATGGCCGCTCACGAACGCTGCGGGTCTACTGCGCGGCCGAAGCGGCGACGTGTCAGCGACGGTCAACGGCAATGGCATGAAAGCGCCACTGACCGGCAGCGGTTCGCCCTGA
- a CDS encoding spore coat U domain-containing protein: MKSMFKKAAVVAFVASAVLSVSPSLFAASKTATFQVTLTIQDDCSIAANPLDFGSTGVIANNIDQSTNVSVTCTTGTPYNVALDAGSPTGSTISARTLNNAANTGTVQYNLFRDSGRTQIWGQTVGSDTVSGVGNGSAQTISVFGRVPAQPTPAADTYMSTVTATVVF, translated from the coding sequence ATGAAGAGCATGTTCAAGAAGGCCGCAGTCGTTGCATTCGTCGCCAGCGCAGTGCTTTCCGTTTCGCCCAGTCTGTTCGCCGCCAGCAAGACGGCCACCTTCCAGGTTACGCTGACCATCCAGGACGACTGCTCCATCGCCGCGAACCCGCTCGACTTCGGTTCCACGGGTGTGATCGCGAACAACATCGATCAGTCGACGAACGTTTCCGTGACCTGCACGACCGGCACGCCGTACAACGTGGCGCTCGACGCCGGCAGCCCGACCGGCTCCACCATCTCCGCCCGCACGCTCAACAACGCGGCGAACACGGGCACCGTGCAGTACAACCTCTTCCGCGATTCGGGGCGCACGCAGATCTGGGGCCAAACGGTCGGCAGCGATACGGTTTCCGGTGTCGGCAATGGCAGCGCGCAAACCATCTCCGTTTTCGGCCGCGTCCCGGCACAACCGACGCCCGCCGCCGACACCTACATGTCCACCGTCACGGCCACTGTCGTGTTCTGA